A genomic segment from Nodularia sphaerocarpa UHCC 0038 encodes:
- a CDS encoding TrbI/VirB10 family protein, which yields MTSYSIHPEFSAKHLVQPIPEKHAPEVESSDWESRMAKLVGFEEESPKVNVDALAAHSTSLQPSQPEEVETEPSLSSNPFAKLALVGSATLAVVVVAGAFLSQVMNTSNQQPRNNLASSTAPLPAISESPQQNLEQEVEILKTKLALAEQAQTVTAAQQNLRNRVASRVETPRVSPSTSRPVQTVSTPEPQIVTVERIVERPAFSSSPLPIPPIAIAATPLPAPLPVAAPETPPAPPDPLEEWTRLAKLGSYGQVNTTGESRVNTALSVPKGNSNVEAQVSNSNPEPTPPQPDNLVSQGQSQSSKSIKVGSSAKAVLATAVFGETTRSRNNESNEDGNVFVVRLSNPLKSVDGAIALPANTELLAEISSISEQGLLRLNVVKVIFEDNGELIERTLPNNAIIVRAPQGKPLVADKYPDQGSSIAGMDLGLFVLGGIGKGAELFNRTESQVTVGDGSTVVTNNNNRRNIPAGVLEGGLKSVVPQISQRNQQAISQMMQRTNVWFIPSGKEVEIYVNKTMQL from the coding sequence ATGACTTCTTATTCAATTCATCCCGAATTTTCGGCAAAACATCTAGTCCAACCAATCCCTGAGAAGCACGCACCAGAAGTGGAGTCTTCAGATTGGGAATCGAGAATGGCTAAATTGGTTGGCTTTGAAGAAGAATCTCCCAAAGTCAACGTTGATGCACTAGCAGCACACTCAACCAGCTTGCAGCCTTCTCAGCCAGAAGAAGTAGAAACTGAGCCATCTCTTTCATCTAATCCCTTTGCTAAGTTAGCCTTGGTAGGGAGTGCTACCTTGGCTGTAGTGGTAGTTGCGGGTGCGTTTTTATCGCAGGTAATGAATACCAGCAATCAACAGCCCAGAAATAATCTTGCTTCTTCAACAGCTCCATTACCAGCCATAAGTGAATCCCCGCAGCAAAACTTAGAGCAGGAAGTCGAGATTCTCAAAACGAAATTAGCCCTGGCTGAACAAGCCCAGACAGTGACAGCAGCCCAACAAAATCTCAGAAATAGAGTAGCTTCACGGGTGGAAACTCCACGAGTCAGTCCAAGCACATCAAGACCTGTGCAAACTGTGTCTACACCTGAGCCTCAAATAGTCACAGTTGAGCGGATTGTTGAAAGGCCTGCTTTTTCTTCTTCACCATTGCCTATCCCACCAATTGCTATAGCCGCTACACCTCTACCAGCACCGCTACCTGTTGCAGCCCCAGAGACTCCACCAGCTCCACCAGACCCCCTGGAGGAATGGACAAGATTAGCCAAGTTAGGTAGCTATGGTCAGGTGAACACCACTGGTGAATCGAGAGTGAATACAGCATTATCTGTACCAAAAGGCAATAGTAATGTAGAAGCCCAGGTAAGTAACTCTAACCCGGAACCAACGCCACCACAGCCAGATAATTTAGTCAGCCAAGGACAATCACAAAGCTCGAAATCTATCAAAGTAGGGAGTAGTGCTAAAGCTGTATTGGCAACAGCTGTATTTGGGGAAACTACTCGGTCAAGGAATAATGAAAGTAATGAAGACGGCAATGTATTTGTTGTGCGTTTGAGCAACCCACTAAAATCAGTGGATGGTGCGATCGCTTTACCGGCTAATACGGAATTATTAGCGGAAATTAGTTCTATTTCCGAACAAGGGCTGCTGCGGTTGAATGTAGTCAAAGTGATCTTTGAAGATAACGGCGAACTTATAGAAAGGACTTTACCCAACAATGCAATTATAGTTCGCGCTCCCCAAGGTAAACCTTTAGTAGCAGATAAATATCCCGATCAAGGTTCATCTATAGCGGGGATGGACTTGGGACTATTCGTTTTGGGAGGGATTGGTAAAGGAGCCGAGTTATTTAATCGGACTGAATCCCAAGTTACAGTTGGGGATGGTAGCACCGTCGTCACCAACAACAACAATAGACGCAATATCCCGGCTGGAGTTTTAGAAGGTGGTTTAAAGTCTGTAGTTCCCCAAATTTCCCAACGCAATCAACAAGCGATCTCCCAAATGATGCAAAGAACGAACGTTTGGTTCATACCATCTGGCAAAGAAGTAGAAATTTACGTCAATAAAACGATGCAGTTATAA
- a CDS encoding UDP-N-acetylmuramoyl-tripeptide--D-alanyl-D-alanine ligase, with translation MLWSVSISQLLELLCAKPVNLSEAALTQVSSAIETDTRMIKPGEVFLALRGENFDGHDFVSHAIAQGAIAAIVDGDYDNSGLPVLQVRNTLQAYQQLARWWRDRLNIPVIGVTGSVGKTTTKEIIAAVLATEGRVHKTFGNFNNEIGVPKTLLELDTEHDYAVVEMAMRGEGQIAELTQIARPNIGVITNVGTAHIELLGSEEAIARAKCELLAEMSPDGVAILNHDNPLLMATAQEVWSGEVVSYGLSGGDIQGVLTDNQTIKVGEMQLPLPLPGRHNASNFLAALAVAQVLGIPWSRLQNGVKVNMPTGRSQQFTLPHDIILLDETYNAAPEAMTAALQLLADTPGKRKIAVLGAMKELGERSRQLHQRVGETVQRLQLDGLLVLVDGTDAEAIAQSAEGIPSECFTTHADLVARLKTFVQTGDRILFKAAHSVGLDRVVNQFRAEFL, from the coding sequence ATGCTTTGGTCTGTTAGCATCTCCCAATTGTTAGAACTTCTGTGCGCGAAACCTGTGAATTTATCTGAAGCTGCTTTAACACAAGTCAGCAGCGCTATCGAAACAGATACCCGGATGATTAAACCTGGGGAAGTGTTTTTGGCTTTACGAGGAGAAAATTTTGATGGACACGATTTCGTTTCCCATGCGATCGCTCAGGGTGCAATAGCGGCTATTGTGGATGGTGATTATGACAATTCGGGTTTACCTGTATTGCAAGTTAGGAACACTTTACAAGCATATCAGCAACTGGCTCGATGGTGGCGCGATCGCCTAAATATTCCAGTAATTGGGGTGACGGGTTCTGTGGGTAAAACCACAACCAAGGAAATCATCGCCGCAGTTTTGGCGACTGAGGGACGAGTTCACAAAACTTTTGGCAATTTTAATAACGAAATCGGCGTTCCCAAAACTTTGTTGGAACTGGATACAGAACATGACTATGCTGTGGTAGAAATGGCGATGCGGGGTGAGGGACAAATTGCCGAACTGACGCAAATCGCCCGTCCGAATATTGGGGTAATTACCAATGTGGGAACCGCACATATTGAGTTACTGGGTTCTGAAGAAGCGATCGCTCGTGCTAAATGTGAATTATTAGCCGAAATGTCTCCAGATGGTGTAGCTATTCTCAATCATGACAATCCCCTATTAATGGCTACGGCGCAAGAAGTTTGGTCTGGGGAAGTTGTGAGTTATGGCTTGTCTGGTGGTGATATTCAAGGAGTGCTGACCGATAACCAGACGATAAAAGTTGGGGAAATGCAGCTACCTTTACCTTTACCTGGTCGTCATAATGCGAGTAATTTTTTAGCAGCTTTAGCGGTGGCGCAGGTTTTGGGAATCCCCTGGTCAAGGTTGCAAAATGGTGTGAAAGTGAATATGCCCACGGGGCGATCGCAACAGTTTACCCTGCCCCATGATATTATTCTCTTAGATGAGACTTATAATGCTGCACCAGAAGCTATGACCGCAGCTTTACAATTATTGGCAGATACACCGGGAAAACGCAAGATTGCGGTATTAGGTGCAATGAAAGAATTGGGAGAGCGATCGCGGCAATTACACCAAAGAGTCGGTGAAACGGTGCAGAGGTTGCAATTAGACGGTTTGCTGGTTTTAGTGGATGGTACAGATGCAGAAGCGATCGCTCAAAGTGCAGAGGGTATCCCATCGGAGTGTTTTACAACTCATGCTGATTTGGTAGCTCGATTAAAGACATTTGTGCAAACAGGCGATCGCATTTTATTCAAAGCCGCCCATTCCGTAGGACTTGATCGGGTTGTTAATCAATTTCGCGCCGAATTTCTCTAA
- the lnt gene encoding apolipoprotein N-acyltransferase, with the protein MILRKSSTLLPYFIALASGVSMGLTVAPVGAWFLAWIALAPLWVLVVTSAASPLLLALAWGVGYHGVALSWITGIHPMNWLGVPWLPSLAITLFCWSFISLYGGSLVTLWAAAMTRFTVKNTWQRVLIGTAIWCALESLWSASPLWWSSLAYTQSPHNLVILHLGQLSGSNTVTATIVAVNGFIAEAWINRPAKTSSVFSAPLRFVKNKNLASAAAILITLHLLGFYLYSRPLAQPPEAALKVGIIQGNIPNEIKLIPQGLRQAIAGYTTGYYNLVEQGVDAVLTPETALPYYQRDLPNTSLVQAVAEKGVVAWIGAFGQRGRSYTNSLFTFTGNGEIFSRYDKTKLVPLGEYIPFEGIFGGIVQRLSPLNAHQVPGTTNQIFDTPFGRAIVGICYDSAFPELFRRQAATGGQFILSASNDAHYTAAMPFQHHALDMMRAIETDRWSVRATNTGYSAFVNPHGRTLWISRYNSYETHAETIYRRETQTLYVRWGDWLTVLLLGFSVLVYILAKVNNKL; encoded by the coding sequence ATGATTTTGCGTAAGTCCAGTACCTTACTCCCTTACTTCATCGCCTTAGCCAGTGGTGTATCGATGGGGCTAACAGTAGCCCCCGTCGGTGCATGGTTTTTGGCATGGATTGCCCTAGCGCCCCTGTGGGTATTAGTTGTTACTTCTGCCGCATCTCCCCTCCTCCTCGCCCTCGCCTGGGGTGTGGGCTATCACGGAGTAGCCCTATCATGGATTACCGGCATTCATCCGATGAATTGGTTGGGCGTTCCTTGGTTGCCGAGTTTAGCAATTACCCTATTTTGTTGGTCATTTATCAGCCTCTACGGGGGTTCCCTCGTTACCCTCTGGGCAGCTGCTATGACTCGTTTCACTGTAAAAAACACTTGGCAGCGTGTTCTAATTGGTACAGCCATTTGGTGCGCCCTAGAAAGCCTGTGGAGTGCAAGCCCCCTGTGGTGGAGTTCACTAGCTTATACCCAAAGTCCCCACAACCTAGTAATTTTACACCTCGGTCAACTCTCCGGCTCTAACACAGTCACCGCCACCATAGTTGCAGTCAATGGCTTCATAGCCGAAGCCTGGATAAACCGCCCAGCCAAGACTTCCTCTGTGTTCTCTGCGCCTCTGCGGTTCGTAAAAAATAAAAACTTAGCCTCCGCCGCAGCAATATTAATTACCTTACACCTCCTGGGCTTTTACCTATACAGCCGTCCCCTAGCCCAACCACCAGAAGCCGCATTAAAAGTGGGAATTATCCAAGGTAATATCCCCAACGAAATTAAACTTATACCCCAAGGTTTGCGACAGGCGATCGCAGGTTACACCACTGGATATTACAATCTAGTAGAACAAGGTGTAGATGCAGTCCTCACCCCAGAAACCGCCTTACCATATTATCAGCGTGACTTACCCAACACCAGCTTAGTGCAAGCAGTGGCAGAAAAAGGCGTAGTTGCTTGGATTGGGGCATTTGGACAAAGAGGACGCAGCTATACAAATAGTTTATTTACCTTCACTGGTAATGGTGAAATTTTCAGCCGTTACGACAAAACTAAATTAGTCCCATTAGGTGAATATATCCCCTTTGAGGGGATTTTCGGCGGAATAGTGCAACGCTTATCACCTTTAAATGCCCATCAAGTCCCAGGGACAACAAATCAGATATTTGATACCCCCTTTGGTCGCGCCATAGTTGGTATCTGTTACGACTCCGCATTTCCCGAACTATTTCGCCGTCAAGCTGCTACGGGTGGGCAATTTATTCTCAGTGCTTCTAACGACGCTCACTATACCGCAGCTATGCCATTTCAGCATCACGCCTTAGATATGATGCGGGCAATTGAAACCGATAGATGGTCAGTGCGGGCGACGAATACGGGATATTCAGCCTTTGTAAATCCTCACGGTCGAACCTTATGGATATCTAGATATAACAGTTATGAAACTCATGCCGAAACCATATACAGAAGGGAAACTCAGACTTTGTATGTGCGTTGGGGCGATTGGTTGACAGTTTTGTTGTTGGGGTTTAGTGTCTTGGTTTATATTTTGGCAAAGGTAAACAACAAACTCTGA